In Streptomyces sp. NBC_01408, one DNA window encodes the following:
- a CDS encoding DUF3068 domain-containing protein — protein MRRRASLVLLALAVFCAALAPLLRWYAYPRLAKIPPNQYQEMVLEAKDATLIDYNDGMKPKKVDKVTIVQTLKGNVEASKEIEADAGKDVVVWDTLSYIIGPDGKMVSQIPERYIFDAHTQDPVHATGEMVDGDPVTREGIEFKWPFFTEPRDYLYFDAQTRTSSPIHYVGPRTYRGMEVYYFEQTVPWTKVAMPKKMPIEGIDPATIEQTTGTSLWYTVKAMFWVDPVTGAPVNAEQVIQQEMRGGIAAGGPDGKLTAFAGHVKMREDYAKYTLDLVASNRTKVLALHTYAPIGLAAGGLLFLGLALWLEARGRRVRDGAGEVSA, from the coding sequence ATGCGACGCAGAGCGAGCCTTGTCCTGCTGGCCCTCGCCGTGTTCTGCGCGGCCCTCGCGCCACTGCTGCGCTGGTACGCGTACCCGCGGCTCGCGAAGATCCCGCCGAACCAGTACCAGGAGATGGTCCTGGAGGCGAAGGACGCGACCCTCATCGACTACAACGACGGCATGAAGCCCAAGAAGGTGGACAAGGTCACGATCGTCCAGACCCTCAAGGGCAACGTGGAGGCGTCGAAGGAGATCGAGGCCGACGCCGGCAAGGACGTGGTCGTCTGGGACACCCTGTCCTACATCATCGGGCCGGACGGGAAGATGGTCTCCCAGATACCCGAGCGCTACATCTTCGACGCGCACACCCAGGACCCGGTGCACGCCACCGGCGAGATGGTCGACGGCGACCCGGTCACACGCGAGGGCATCGAGTTCAAGTGGCCGTTCTTCACCGAGCCGCGCGACTACCTCTACTTCGACGCCCAGACCCGTACCTCCTCGCCGATCCACTACGTGGGCCCGCGCACGTACCGGGGGATGGAGGTCTACTACTTCGAGCAGACCGTCCCGTGGACCAAGGTCGCCATGCCGAAGAAGATGCCGATCGAGGGCATCGACCCGGCGACGATCGAGCAGACCACCGGCACCAGCCTCTGGTACACGGTCAAGGCGATGTTCTGGGTCGACCCGGTGACCGGCGCGCCCGTCAACGCCGAGCAGGTGATCCAGCAGGAGATGCGCGGCGGGATCGCGGCGGGCGGCCCCGACGGGAAGCTCACCGCCTTCGCCGGGCACGTCAAGATGCGCGAGGACTACGCGAAGTACACCCTCGACCTGGTCGCCTCGAACCGTACGAAGGTCCTCGCGCTGCACACCTACGCCCCGATCGGCCTGGCGGCGGGCGGGCTGCTGTTCCTCGGGCTGGCGCTGTGGCTGGAGGCCCGCGGCCGACGGGTGCGGGACGGAGCAGGAGAGGTCAGCGCCTGA
- a CDS encoding tetratricopeptide repeat protein — protein MDYRAAEQLLAARDPRGAVKLLDSVIAAHPENTAARLLRARAFFAAAQLRPAELEFELVLEREPDNAFAHFALARTHQRSGRPEQARKHFRLAAALDPQPEYLAAARFED, from the coding sequence ATCGACTACCGGGCCGCCGAGCAACTGCTGGCCGCCCGTGACCCGCGCGGCGCCGTCAAGCTGCTCGACTCGGTGATAGCCGCCCACCCGGAGAACACGGCGGCCCGGCTGCTGCGCGCCCGGGCCTTCTTCGCGGCCGCCCAACTGCGACCGGCGGAGCTGGAGTTCGAGCTGGTGCTGGAGCGGGAGCCGGACAACGCCTTCGCCCACTTCGCACTGGCCCGCACCCATCAGCGGTCCGGCCGGCCCGAGCAGGCCCGCAAGCACTTCCGGCTGGCCGCCGCCCTCGACCCCCAGCCGGAGTACCTGGCGGCGGCCCGCTTCGAGGACTAG
- the rpsA gene encoding 30S ribosomal protein S1 yields MTSSTETTATTPQVAVNDIGDADAFLAAIDETIKYFNDGDIVDGVIVKVDRDEVLLDIGYKTEGVIPSRELSIKHDVDPNEVVKVGDEIEALVLQKEDKEGRLILSKKRAQYERAWGTIEKIKEEDGIVTGTVIEVVKGGLILDIGLRGFLPASLVEMRRVRDLQPYVGKELEAKIIELDKNRNNVVLSRRAWLEQTQSEVRQTFLTTLQKGQVRSGVVSSIVNFGAFVDLGGVDGLVHVSELSWKHIDHPSEVVEVGQEVTVEVLDVDMDRERVSLSLKATQEDPWQQFARTHQIGQVVPGKVTKLVPFGAFVRVDEGIEGLVHISELAERHVEIPEQVVQVNDEIFVKVIDIDLERRRISLSLKQANESFGADPASVEFDPTLYGMAASYDDQGNYIYPEGFDPETNDWLEGFDKQREAWETQYAEAQQRFEQHQAQVIKSREADEAAAAEGAAAPAAGASAGAGISGGSYSSESDETSGALASDEALAALREKLAGGQS; encoded by the coding sequence ATGACGAGCAGCACCGAGACCACCGCCACCACTCCGCAGGTTGCGGTCAACGACATCGGCGACGCGGACGCGTTCCTCGCGGCGATCGACGAGACGATCAAGTACTTCAACGATGGCGACATCGTCGACGGCGTCATCGTCAAGGTTGACCGGGACGAGGTTCTCCTCGACATCGGTTACAAGACCGAAGGCGTCATCCCGAGCCGCGAGCTCTCGATCAAGCACGACGTCGACCCGAACGAGGTCGTCAAGGTCGGCGACGAGATCGAGGCCCTGGTTCTCCAGAAGGAGGACAAGGAAGGCCGCCTGATCCTCTCGAAGAAGCGCGCTCAGTACGAGCGTGCCTGGGGCACCATCGAGAAGATCAAGGAAGAAGACGGCATCGTCACCGGTACCGTCATCGAGGTCGTCAAGGGTGGTCTCATCCTCGACATCGGCCTCCGCGGCTTCCTGCCGGCCTCTCTCGTCGAGATGCGTCGCGTCCGCGACCTCCAGCCCTACGTGGGCAAGGAGCTCGAGGCGAAGATCATCGAGCTCGACAAGAACCGCAACAACGTGGTCCTGTCGCGCCGCGCCTGGCTGGAGCAGACCCAGTCCGAGGTTCGCCAGACGTTCCTCACCACCCTGCAGAAGGGTCAGGTCCGCTCCGGCGTCGTCTCCTCGATCGTCAACTTCGGTGCCTTCGTGGACCTGGGTGGCGTCGACGGTCTCGTGCACGTCTCCGAGCTGTCCTGGAAGCACATCGACCACCCGTCCGAGGTTGTCGAGGTCGGCCAGGAAGTCACCGTCGAGGTCCTCGACGTCGACATGGACCGCGAGCGTGTCTCCCTGTCGCTGAAGGCGACGCAGGAGGACCCGTGGCAGCAGTTCGCCCGGACCCACCAGATCGGTCAGGTCGTCCCGGGTAAGGTCACCAAGCTGGTTCCGTTCGGTGCGTTCGTCCGCGTGGACGAGGGCATCGAGGGTCTGGTCCACATCTCCGAGCTGGCCGAGCGCCACGTGGAGATCCCGGAGCAGGTCGTCCAGGTCAACGACGAGATCTTCGTCAAGGTCATCGACATCGACCTCGAGCGTCGCCGGATCTCGCTGTCGCTGAAGCAGGCCAACGAGTCCTTCGGTGCCGACCCGGCCTCGGTCGAGTTCGACCCGACCCTCTACGGCATGGCCGCGTCGTACGACGACCAGGGGAACTACATCTACCCCGAGGGCTTCGACCCGGAGACCAACGACTGGCTCGAGGGCTTCGACAAGCAGCGCGAGGCCTGGGAGACCCAGTACGCCGAGGCGCAGCAGCGCTTCGAGCAGCACCAGGCCCAGGTCATCAAGAGCCGCGAGGCCGACGAGGCCGCCGCTGCCGAGGGCGCTGCCGCCCCGGCCGCCGGTGCCAGCGCCGGTGCGGGCATCTCGGGTGGTTCGTACTCCTCGGAGTCGGACGAGACCTCCGGCGCCCTGGCGTCGGACGAGGCCCTGGCCGCGCTCCGCGAGAAGCTGGCCGGCGGCCAGAGCTGA
- a CDS encoding class I SAM-dependent methyltransferase — MNQESYDKLAPEDAHRADGGAPDDAEATRRDAGEAESSRASRGWWDRNADEYQSEHGAFLGDDRFVWGPEGLDEAQAALLGPAASLKDKDVLEIGAGAAQCSRWLAAQGARAVALDLSHRQLQHALRIGDDVPLVEADAGKLPFRDASFDLACSAYGAVPFVSDPVNVMREVHRVLRPGGRWVFSVTHPIRWAFPDEPGPEGLSVSASYFDRTPYVEQDEQGRAVYVEHHRTIGDRVRDVVAGGFRLVDLVEPEWPEWNSQEWGGWSPLRGNLIPGTAIFVCERD, encoded by the coding sequence ATGAACCAAGAGTCCTACGACAAGCTCGCCCCCGAAGACGCTCACAGAGCCGACGGCGGCGCCCCGGACGACGCCGAGGCCACCCGGCGTGACGCCGGGGAAGCGGAGAGCAGCCGGGCGAGCCGGGGCTGGTGGGACCGCAACGCCGACGAGTACCAGAGCGAGCACGGGGCCTTCCTCGGCGACGACCGCTTCGTCTGGGGCCCCGAGGGCCTGGACGAGGCACAGGCCGCCCTCCTGGGCCCCGCGGCCTCCCTCAAGGACAAGGACGTCCTGGAGATCGGCGCCGGCGCCGCCCAGTGCTCGCGCTGGCTGGCCGCCCAGGGCGCCCGCGCGGTCGCCCTCGACCTCTCCCACCGCCAGCTCCAGCACGCCCTGCGCATCGGCGATGACGTACCCCTCGTCGAGGCCGACGCCGGGAAGCTGCCCTTCCGCGACGCCTCCTTCGACCTCGCCTGCTCCGCCTACGGCGCCGTCCCCTTCGTCTCCGACCCCGTGAACGTGATGCGCGAGGTCCACCGCGTACTGCGCCCCGGCGGCCGCTGGGTCTTCTCCGTCACCCACCCCATCCGCTGGGCCTTCCCCGACGAGCCCGGCCCCGAAGGCCTGTCCGTCTCCGCCTCCTACTTCGACCGGACCCCCTACGTCGAGCAGGACGAGCAGGGCCGCGCCGTGTACGTGGAGCACCACCGCACGATCGGCGACCGCGTCCGCGACGTGGTCGCGGGCGGCTTCCGCCTCGTCGACCTGGTCGAGCCGGAGTGGCCCGAATGGAACAGCCAGGAGTGGGGCGGCTGGTCCCCGCTGCGCGGCAATCTGATCCCCGGCACCGCGATCTTCGTGTGCGAGAGGGACTGA
- a CDS encoding DUF6234 family protein, which produces MTPSRAGTGQRRNLGSDIASAVFLIVLELLGLAAVFFLWVLANLSFGPPSTDPTPVWGYLVAAGVLAALMTWASLRASRRNAGVTAVTQALMAMGTAVLILAGAYYQHREDTPPPPSPCLQSPSAPWCNG; this is translated from the coding sequence ATGACCCCTTCACGCGCCGGTACCGGGCAGCGCAGGAACCTGGGCTCGGACATCGCCTCGGCCGTCTTCCTGATCGTGCTCGAACTGCTCGGTCTCGCCGCGGTCTTCTTCCTGTGGGTGCTCGCCAACCTGAGCTTCGGTCCTCCCTCGACCGACCCCACCCCGGTCTGGGGCTACCTCGTGGCCGCCGGGGTGCTGGCGGCGCTGATGACCTGGGCGAGCCTGCGCGCCTCCCGGCGGAACGCGGGCGTCACCGCCGTGACGCAGGCCCTCATGGCCATGGGCACGGCGGTGCTGATCCTGGCCGGGGCGTATTACCAGCACCGGGAGGACACCCCGCCCCCGCCGAGCCCGTGCCTCCAGTCGCCGTCCGCGCCGTGGTGCAACGGCTGA
- the hrpB gene encoding ATP-dependent helicase HrpB, with protein MTSASSASPASAATPAPSADRTAALDALPVREAVPALVSALDGHGTAVLCAPPGTGKTTLVPLVLAGLVGGGPRRRVIVAEPRRIAARAAARRMAWLLGEQAGASVGFTVRGERVVGPGTLVEVVTTGVLLQRLQRDQELSGTDLVVLDECHERHLDADTVAAFLLDVRETLRPELRLVAASATTDAAGWSRLLGGAPVVEAAGVSYPVETVWAPPARPVRPPHGMRVDPAQLTHVASVVRRALAERDGDVLCFLPGVGEIARVAGQLGGVDAEVLQIHGRAPAAVQDAALTAAAHRRVILSTAVAESSLTVPGVRVVVDSGLAREPRVDHARGLGALATVRASRAAGRQRAGRAGREAPGTVYRCWAEAEDIRLPSFPAPEIRIADLTQFALQAACWGDPDAAGLALLDPPPAGAMAAAREVLVAVGAVDAAGRPTPRGLRMSRLGLHPRLARALLDGSAALGVRRAAEVVALLSEEPPREYGDDLASAWRAARRGSDGYAARWRAEARRLERAAAQAGPAGAPPPYPRASNAGEAVLSAPPAIEERGLGRSPGNGAAPDDAAAGLVAALAFPERVAKARGQGAFLMASGTGAELGEGSGLRHAPWLAVAVADRPPHSASARIRLAAVIDGDTALAAAAHLRTEGEEVHWEDGDLVARTAERLGAIELAARPLRTPDPALVRAALLDGLRTEGLGLLRWTQDAQGLRARLAFLHRTLGGAWPDVADDGALLERADDWLEPELSRARRRADLGRIDAGQALNRLLPWATGEAARLDELAPERIEVPSGSRIRVDYSAEHGQPVLAVKLQELFGLAETPEVAGVPVLVHLLSPAGRPAAVTADLASFWQGGYRAVRAELRGRYPKHPWPEDPATAEPTRHTNARLRR; from the coding sequence TTGACCTCCGCGTCCTCCGCGTCCCCCGCGTCCGCCGCGACCCCCGCGCCCTCCGCCGACCGGACCGCCGCCCTCGACGCCCTCCCCGTACGGGAGGCCGTGCCCGCGCTCGTCTCCGCGCTGGACGGCCACGGCACCGCCGTGCTCTGCGCCCCGCCCGGCACCGGCAAGACCACCCTGGTGCCGCTGGTCCTGGCCGGGCTGGTCGGCGGCGGGCCGCGGCGCCGGGTGATCGTCGCCGAGCCCCGGCGGATCGCCGCCCGGGCGGCCGCCCGGCGGATGGCGTGGCTGCTGGGCGAGCAAGCCGGCGCGTCGGTGGGCTTCACCGTGCGCGGGGAGCGGGTCGTGGGCCCCGGAACGCTGGTGGAGGTCGTGACCACCGGAGTGCTGCTCCAGCGGCTCCAGCGCGACCAGGAGCTCTCCGGCACCGACCTGGTCGTCCTGGACGAATGCCACGAGCGGCACCTGGACGCCGACACCGTCGCCGCCTTTCTGCTGGACGTACGGGAGACCCTGCGGCCGGAGCTGCGCCTCGTCGCGGCCTCGGCGACGACCGACGCGGCCGGCTGGTCCCGGCTGCTCGGCGGCGCGCCCGTGGTGGAGGCCGCGGGGGTCTCGTACCCGGTGGAGACGGTCTGGGCTCCCCCGGCCCGGCCGGTGCGGCCCCCGCACGGGATGCGGGTGGACCCCGCGCAGCTGACGCACGTGGCCTCGGTGGTGCGGCGGGCCCTCGCGGAGCGCGACGGCGACGTCCTGTGCTTCCTGCCCGGCGTCGGGGAGATCGCCCGGGTCGCCGGGCAGCTCGGCGGTGTGGACGCGGAGGTGCTCCAGATCCACGGCCGGGCCCCGGCGGCCGTGCAGGACGCGGCGCTGACCGCAGCGGCGCACCGCCGCGTGATCCTCTCCACCGCCGTGGCCGAGTCGAGCCTGACCGTGCCCGGCGTACGCGTGGTCGTGGACTCGGGTCTGGCCCGCGAACCCCGGGTGGACCACGCCCGGGGTCTGGGCGCGCTGGCGACCGTACGGGCCTCCCGCGCGGCCGGGCGCCAGCGGGCGGGCCGGGCGGGCCGCGAGGCGCCGGGCACCGTGTACCGCTGCTGGGCCGAGGCCGAGGACATCCGGCTGCCCTCCTTCCCCGCGCCGGAGATCCGCATCGCCGACCTGACGCAGTTCGCCCTCCAGGCCGCCTGCTGGGGCGACCCGGATGCGGCCGGACTGGCGCTGCTGGACCCGCCGCCGGCCGGCGCGATGGCCGCGGCGCGGGAGGTGCTGGTGGCCGTCGGAGCCGTGGACGCGGCGGGCCGGCCGACCCCGCGCGGCCTGCGGATGTCCCGGCTGGGGCTGCACCCGCGGCTGGCCCGGGCCCTGCTCGACGGTTCCGCCGCCCTCGGCGTCCGCCGGGCGGCGGAGGTGGTGGCGCTGCTCAGCGAGGAGCCGCCGCGGGAGTACGGGGACGACCTGGCGAGTGCCTGGCGGGCAGCTCGGCGGGGGTCGGACGGTTACGCGGCGCGGTGGCGGGCGGAGGCCCGGCGGCTGGAGCGGGCTGCCGCGCAGGCGGGCCCTGCGGGGGCTCCGCCCCCGTACCCCCGCGCCTCAAACGCCGGCGAGGCTGTCCTTTCAGCCCCTCCGGCGATTGAGGAGCGGGGTCTGGGGCGGAGCCCCGGCAACGGCGCCGCGCCCGATGACGCCGCCGCCGGGCTCGTCGCCGCGCTCGCGTTTCCCGAGCGGGTGGCGAAAGCCAGGGGGCAGGGGGCGTTCCTGATGGCCTCCGGGACCGGCGCCGAGCTCGGCGAGGGTTCGGGGCTGCGCCACGCGCCCTGGCTGGCCGTGGCCGTCGCCGACCGGCCCCCGCACTCCGCCTCCGCCCGGATCCGGCTCGCTGCCGTCATCGACGGGGACACCGCCCTGGCCGCGGCCGCCCATCTGCGGACCGAGGGCGAAGAGGTGCACTGGGAGGACGGGGACCTCGTGGCCCGCACAGCGGAACGGCTCGGGGCGATCGAGCTCGCCGCGCGACCGCTGCGCACCCCCGACCCGGCCCTCGTCCGGGCGGCGCTCCTCGACGGGCTGCGCACCGAGGGCCTCGGCCTGCTGCGCTGGACCCAGGACGCGCAAGGGCTCCGGGCCCGGCTGGCCTTCCTGCACCGGACGCTCGGCGGCGCCTGGCCCGACGTGGCCGATGACGGCGCCCTGCTGGAGCGCGCCGACGACTGGCTGGAGCCCGAGCTGTCCCGGGCCCGGCGGCGCGCGGACCTCGGCCGCATCGACGCCGGGCAGGCCCTGAACCGGCTGCTGCCCTGGGCCACCGGTGAGGCCGCCCGGCTGGACGAGCTGGCGCCCGAACGGATCGAGGTGCCCAGCGGTTCCCGGATCCGGGTCGACTACTCCGCGGAGCACGGGCAGCCGGTGCTCGCCGTGAAGCTCCAGGAGCTGTTCGGGCTGGCCGAGACCCCCGAGGTCGCGGGCGTGCCCGTACTCGTCCACCTGCTGTCGCCCGCGGGACGGCCCGCGGCCGTCACCGCCGACCTCGCCTCCTTCTGGCAGGGCGGCTACCGGGCCGTCCGCGCCGAGCTGCGCGGCCGCTACCCCAAGCACCCCTGGCCGGAGGACCCGGCCACCGCCGAGCCCACCCGGCACACCAACGCCCGGCTCAGGCGCTGA
- a CDS encoding SPW_0924 family protein: protein MRALVAAASGLVLAVLLVLAVTALGAPEGKTSPKPLLTTAPAAPGM from the coding sequence ATGCGCGCACTCGTCGCCGCCGCCAGCGGGCTCGTCCTCGCGGTGCTCCTCGTCCTCGCCGTCACGGCACTCGGGGCGCCCGAAGGCAAGACCTCGCCCAAGCCGCTGCTCACCACCGCGCCCGCCGCGCCCGGAATGTAG
- a CDS encoding PAC2 family protein, whose protein sequence is MLDPQGLYEWDAKGLAVADLALAQDSAGLVMLYHFEGYIDAGEAGEQIVERLLDTLPHQVVARFDADRLVDYRARRPLLTFQRDHWTEFEEPRLEVRLVQDATGAPFLLFSGPEPDVEWERFAVAVRQIVERLGVRLSVNFHGIPMGVPHTRPVGITPHGNRTDLMPGHRSPFDEAQVPGSAESLVEFRLGQAGHDVLGVAAHVPHYVARSPYPDAALTVLEAITAATGLVLPAVAHALRTEAHRTQTEIDRQIREGDDELVTLVQGLEHQYDAAAGAETRGNMIAEPAEIPSADEIGREFERFLAEREGEN, encoded by the coding sequence GTGCTTGATCCGCAGGGGTTGTACGAATGGGACGCCAAGGGCCTGGCGGTGGCCGACCTGGCGCTGGCCCAGGACTCGGCCGGCCTGGTCATGCTCTACCACTTCGAGGGGTACATCGACGCGGGTGAGGCCGGCGAGCAGATCGTCGAGCGGCTCCTGGACACCCTCCCCCACCAGGTGGTGGCCCGCTTCGACGCGGACCGGCTGGTGGACTACCGGGCCCGCCGCCCGCTGCTCACCTTCCAGCGCGACCACTGGACCGAGTTCGAGGAGCCCCGGCTGGAGGTCCGCCTCGTCCAGGACGCCACCGGCGCGCCCTTCCTGCTGTTCTCCGGCCCCGAGCCGGACGTGGAGTGGGAGCGGTTCGCGGTCGCCGTCCGGCAGATCGTCGAGCGGCTCGGGGTCCGGCTCTCGGTCAACTTCCACGGCATCCCGATGGGCGTCCCGCACACCCGGCCCGTCGGCATCACCCCGCACGGCAACCGGACCGACCTCATGCCCGGCCACCGCAGCCCCTTCGACGAGGCGCAGGTACCCGGCAGCGCGGAGTCGCTGGTGGAGTTCCGCCTCGGCCAGGCCGGGCACGACGTGCTGGGCGTCGCCGCCCACGTACCGCACTACGTCGCCCGCTCCCCGTACCCGGACGCCGCGCTGACGGTGCTGGAGGCCATCACGGCGGCGACCGGACTGGTCCTGCCGGCCGTGGCGCACGCGCTGCGCACCGAGGCGCACCGCACCCAGACGGAGATCGACCGGCAGATCCGCGAGGGCGACGACGAGCTCGTCACCCTGGTACAGGGCCTGGAGCACCAGTACGACGCGGCGGCCGGCGCCGAGACCCGCGGCAACATGATCGCCGAACCGGCCGAGATCCCGTCGGCGGACGAGATCGGCCGCGAGTTCGAGCGGTTCCTGGCGGAGCGCGAGGGCGAGAACTGA
- a CDS encoding lytic transglycosylase domain-containing protein yields MSARIFGRRLRRGGAAALVSALVVAAVTASQGPAAVGTERMTAAGEDGAAPLPAPATGGDSAYFTELPPLISPEPPAVLLPEGDGQPPTAAPEPATAEQPAAGTGPGTEQVVTGAGEGAQGIPASVLAAYRRAELTVGANDPGCGLRWQLLAAIGKVESGQARGGQVDAAGTTLRPILGPVLDGNGFANIPDTDGGAYDGDGRYDRAVGPMQFIPSTWAAWGQDADGDGRRNPNNVYDAALAAGRYLCAGSRDLRLDADLDRAVLSYNQSSAYLRTVRSWFTYYLKGTHEVPDGGGAGAGVPAVTPPKPKPEPKPDPKPDPKPEPSPTPSPKPTPTPTPTPTPTPTPTPTPTPTPVPTPTPTPTPTPTPAPSSTPTPKPSPSASAQPTPTPTPTATGKAGPAPSPSPSPTGTP; encoded by the coding sequence ATGTCGGCTCGAATATTCGGACGCAGGCTGCGCCGGGGCGGCGCCGCGGCTCTGGTCTCCGCACTGGTGGTCGCCGCGGTGACCGCATCCCAGGGCCCGGCCGCCGTAGGCACCGAGCGGATGACCGCGGCGGGGGAGGACGGCGCGGCGCCCCTACCGGCGCCCGCGACCGGAGGCGACTCCGCCTACTTCACCGAACTGCCGCCTCTCATCAGCCCCGAGCCGCCCGCCGTACTGCTGCCCGAGGGTGACGGGCAGCCGCCGACGGCCGCGCCGGAGCCGGCGACGGCGGAGCAGCCGGCGGCCGGGACCGGACCGGGTACGGAACAGGTGGTCACCGGCGCCGGCGAGGGCGCGCAGGGGATACCGGCGAGCGTGCTCGCTGCGTACCGGCGGGCGGAGTTGACGGTGGGGGCGAACGACCCCGGCTGCGGGCTGCGCTGGCAACTGCTCGCGGCGATCGGCAAGGTGGAGTCCGGGCAGGCCCGCGGCGGCCAGGTGGACGCGGCGGGGACCACGCTGCGCCCGATCCTCGGGCCCGTGCTCGACGGCAACGGCTTCGCGAACATCCCCGACACGGACGGCGGCGCGTACGACGGCGACGGCCGCTACGACCGGGCGGTCGGGCCGATGCAGTTCATCCCGTCCACGTGGGCGGCGTGGGGCCAGGACGCGGACGGCGACGGCCGGCGCAACCCGAACAACGTGTACGACGCCGCCCTCGCGGCCGGACGGTACCTGTGCGCGGGCAGCCGGGACCTGCGGTTGGACGCGGACCTGGACCGGGCCGTGCTCTCGTACAACCAGTCCAGCGCCTACCTGCGGACGGTGCGGTCCTGGTTCACGTACTACCTCAAGGGGACGCACGAGGTCCCGGACGGCGGGGGCGCGGGGGCGGGCGTGCCCGCGGTGACCCCGCCGAAGCCGAAGCCGGAGCCCAAGCCGGACCCCAAGCCGGACCCGAAGCCGGAGCCGAGCCCGACCCCATCGCCGAAGCCGACGCCTACGCCAACTCCTACGCCGACTCCCACCCCTACGCCGACGCCGACCCCCACGCCGACTCCCGTCCCTACGCCGACGCCGACGCCGACTCCTACGCCGACCCCCGCGCCGAGTTCCACCCCCACCCCGAAGCCCAGCCCCTCCGCCAGCGCGCAGCCGACGCCGACGCCCACGCCCACGGCCACCGGCAAGGCCGGCCCCGCGCCCTCGCCGAGCCCGAGCCCGACCGGGACCCCGTAG
- the coaE gene encoding dephospho-CoA kinase: MLKVGLTGGIGAGKSEVSRLLAGYGAVLVDADRIAREVVEPGTPGLAAVVAAFGEDVLTPEGALDRPKLGTIVFADPAKLQTLNAIVHPLVGARSAELEAAAGPDAIVVHDVPLLAENGLAPLYDLVVVVDAAPRTQLARLTALRGMTEDEARARMAAQATREQRLAVANLVIDNDGPLEALEPQVRKVWAELTARAVTRAAEADGASPGA, translated from the coding sequence ATGCTGAAAGTGGGCCTGACGGGCGGAATAGGTGCCGGCAAGAGCGAGGTCTCGCGGCTGCTGGCGGGGTACGGGGCGGTCCTCGTCGACGCCGACCGGATCGCGCGGGAGGTCGTCGAGCCCGGCACCCCCGGGCTCGCCGCCGTCGTCGCCGCCTTCGGCGAGGACGTACTGACCCCCGAGGGGGCGCTCGACCGGCCCAAGCTGGGAACCATCGTGTTCGCCGACCCGGCGAAGCTCCAGACCCTCAACGCGATCGTGCACCCGCTGGTCGGGGCCCGGTCCGCCGAGCTGGAGGCCGCCGCGGGCCCCGACGCGATCGTGGTGCACGACGTACCGCTGCTCGCCGAGAACGGGCTGGCGCCGCTGTACGACCTCGTGGTCGTCGTGGACGCGGCCCCGCGGACGCAGCTGGCGCGGCTGACCGCGCTGCGCGGGATGACCGAGGACGAGGCGCGGGCCCGGATGGCCGCGCAGGCCACGCGCGAGCAGCGGCTCGCCGTGGCGAACCTGGTGATCGACAACGACGGCCCGCTGGAGGCGCTGGAGCCGCAGGTGCGCAAGGTGTGGGCCGAGCTCACCGCGCGGGCCGTCACCCGTGCGGCGGAAGCGGACGGAGCGAGCCCGGGGGCTTGA
- a CDS encoding DUF4184 family protein has protein sequence MPFTLSHAAAVLPAIRRTGRARGPLVASALVLGSFAPDTFYFADAVVGGLMAYGTYLHSPVGVLTADAALTAALVACWLLLREPLIALLPGGWRGRVHTFVRGEHWRGRRLLSLALWFYLSAVAGSLTHIVWDSFTHLDRWGTDVLPELGEPLAFGLPLYSYLQYGSSAVAACALAWFTATALRRLPRTPAPASVPVLTRAEVVGALALVVVCVGAGITLRVIRFFTFFDRIRTPFDIIPTVCFGAGGGLAVALLLYGTLVRLRHRHDRNRDGSGSSGSGRDARTPVPTA, from the coding sequence ATGCCGTTCACCCTCAGCCATGCGGCCGCCGTACTTCCGGCCATCCGCCGGACCGGACGCGCGCGGGGGCCGCTCGTCGCCTCGGCCCTGGTCCTGGGATCGTTCGCGCCGGACACCTTCTACTTCGCGGACGCGGTGGTCGGAGGCCTGATGGCCTACGGGACGTATCTGCACTCCCCCGTCGGCGTGCTCACGGCGGACGCGGCCCTCACCGCCGCCCTCGTGGCCTGCTGGCTGCTGCTGCGCGAACCCCTGATCGCGCTCCTGCCGGGCGGCTGGCGGGGCCGGGTGCACACCTTCGTGCGCGGCGAGCACTGGCGGGGGCGCCGACTCCTGTCGCTCGCGCTCTGGTTCTACCTCTCGGCGGTGGCCGGCTCCCTGACGCACATCGTGTGGGACAGCTTCACGCACCTGGACCGCTGGGGGACCGACGTCCTGCCGGAGCTCGGTGAGCCGCTCGCCTTCGGGCTGCCGCTCTACTCGTACCTCCAGTACGGCAGTTCGGCGGTGGCGGCCTGCGCGCTGGCATGGTTCACGGCGACCGCCCTGCGCCGCCTGCCGCGCACCCCGGCCCCCGCGTCCGTGCCGGTGCTGACCCGCGCGGAGGTCGTGGGCGCGCTCGCGCTGGTGGTGGTGTGCGTGGGGGCCGGAATCACCCTGCGGGTCATCCGCTTCTTCACCTTCTTCGACCGGATCCGCACCCCGTTCGACATCATCCCGACCGTCTGCTTCGGCGCGGGCGGCGGCCTCGCCGTGGCGCTCCTGCTGTACGGGACCCTCGTACGGCTGCGCCACCGCCACGACCGGAACCGCGACGGCAGCGGCAGCAGCGGCAGCGGCCGGGACGCGCGAACGCCCGTCCCCACCGCGTAG